The following proteins are encoded in a genomic region of Candidatus Eisenbacteria bacterium:
- a CDS encoding dihydrolipoamide succinyltransferase, whose product MSEIKVPRLAESISEAVLVQWLQPDGATVAMDQPIATLETDKAAVELAAPGPGVLKHARAVGETVHVDDVIGRIEAGSGAMPATPPAPPTPAAAPVPAAPVTA is encoded by the coding sequence GTGAGTGAAATCAAGGTGCCGCGTCTGGCCGAGTCGATCTCGGAGGCGGTGCTGGTGCAGTGGCTGCAGCCGGACGGCGCGACGGTCGCGATGGATCAGCCGATCGCCACACTCGAGACCGACAAGGCGGCGGTCGAGCTGGCCGCACCTGGCCCGGGAGTGCTCAAGCACGCCCGCGCGGTCGGCGAGACCGTCCATGTGGACGACGTGATCGGACGCATCGAAGCGGGAAGCGGCGCGATGCCGGCGACGCCACCCGCGCCACCCACGCCGGCGGCGGCGCCAGTGCCGGCGGCGCCAGTGACGGC